In a genomic window of Flavobacterium crassostreae:
- a CDS encoding glycosyltransferase, with translation MRILLVGEYSRFHNSLKEGLVSLGHQVVIIGDNDFKNYPLDISVYAKTCKEHYWLNKIRQVIFKLSKIDVAQIEVAYRFFKNRKKLVGFDVVQLINEYPLQSTVFLEKKMIAYLFKNNKKAFLVSCGDDYISVKHMLEGHFKYSVLTPCLANPKLDHCKYTLRYATKSFKKLHHYVYQNILAVIPADMDYAIPLKNHPQATPLIPHPINTALNQYSPLHIEDTIHIFHGINTVNYYKKGNDYFEKALAIIAQKYPNQVTITTTRSVAYSQYIQRYNQCHILLDQVFSYDQGFNALEAMAKGKVVFTGAETEFTEHFNLTQKVCINALPEVDYLVDQLSYLIENPHEIHAISQRARAFIEQEHDCIKVAQKYLTTWEQYPLNPVLNRPA, from the coding sequence ATGAGGATTTTATTAGTAGGCGAGTATAGTAGATTTCATAATTCCTTAAAAGAAGGCTTAGTATCTCTGGGGCATCAAGTGGTTATTATTGGAGATAATGATTTTAAAAACTACCCCTTGGATATTTCTGTGTATGCAAAAACCTGCAAAGAGCACTATTGGCTTAACAAAATCCGACAAGTTATTTTTAAATTAAGCAAAATAGATGTGGCGCAAATCGAGGTTGCATACCGTTTTTTTAAAAACCGAAAAAAACTCGTTGGTTTTGACGTAGTACAACTCATCAATGAATACCCTTTGCAGTCTACCGTTTTTTTGGAAAAAAAAATGATTGCCTATCTTTTTAAAAACAACAAAAAGGCTTTTTTGGTTTCCTGCGGAGACGATTATATCAGTGTAAAGCACATGTTAGAGGGGCATTTTAAATATTCTGTACTCACACCTTGCTTGGCAAATCCAAAATTAGACCACTGCAAATATACGTTGCGGTATGCTACAAAATCTTTTAAAAAATTGCACCACTATGTGTATCAAAATATCCTAGCGGTTATTCCTGCAGATATGGATTATGCCATACCTCTTAAAAACCATCCCCAAGCAACACCGCTAATTCCTCACCCCATAAACACGGCCCTAAACCAATACAGTCCGTTGCATATTGAAGATACAATACATATTTTTCATGGGATTAACACTGTTAATTATTACAAAAAGGGTAATGATTATTTTGAAAAAGCATTGGCCATCATTGCACAAAAATACCCCAACCAAGTAACCATTACTACCACACGAAGCGTTGCTTACTCCCAATACATACAGCGGTACAATCAATGCCATATTTTGTTGGACCAAGTTTTTAGCTATGACCAAGGATTTAATGCTCTAGAAGCTATGGCAAAAGGAAAAGTAGTCTTTACGGGCGCGGAGACCGAATTTACAGAACACTTTAACCTTACACAAAAGGTGTGCATTAACGCCCTGCCAGAGGTAGATTATTTGGTGGATCAACTATCTTATTTGATTGAAAACCCCCACGAAATCCATGCCATAAGCCAACGAGCCCGTGCCTTTATTGAACAAGAACACGATTGTATAAAAGTAGCCCAAAAATACCTTACCACTTGGGAACAGTACCCGTTAAACCCTGTTTTAAACAGACCAGCGTAA
- a CDS encoding glycosyltransferase: MVIFVFEISDFCFMTQKKVYKIALISEQLASGGAERCAALLSQFFESKNIVVHHVIVIDKVTYAFSGTLLNLGLYKNKSNGILNKLQRLCIFKEYVQNNSLDFIIDFRVKNNPFQEFIIAKYVYKAPYIVTVHSYCTDWYFPKWSFLAKKIYTNAYGIVSVSQKIAQKITGKYHYKNTEVIYNPIAIAEIQVLSEEPVTLKWDYVLGIGRMDDGVKQLDKLIAAYAKSVLPSKNIKLVLLGEGLLRKALELQAHQLDLADKVVFLGWKENPFKYMKQAKYTVLSSKNEGFGTVLIESLACKTPVISFDCLSGPSEIIKNNYNGLLVENQNVDKLAQAMNLMIEDTTLYQFCKQNALESVRRFSLETIGNKWLEYLKINVS; encoded by the coding sequence ATGGTTATATTTGTTTTCGAAATTAGTGATTTTTGTTTTATGACTCAAAAAAAAGTGTACAAAATAGCCCTTATTAGCGAACAATTGGCATCTGGAGGAGCAGAGCGTTGTGCGGCTTTATTGTCTCAATTTTTTGAAAGTAAAAATATAGTCGTACACCATGTTATTGTTATAGACAAGGTAACTTATGCTTTTTCGGGTACTTTGCTTAATCTTGGGCTTTATAAAAATAAAAGCAATGGAATACTAAATAAACTCCAGAGATTGTGTATTTTTAAAGAATATGTACAAAATAATTCTTTAGATTTTATTATTGATTTTAGAGTCAAGAACAATCCATTTCAAGAATTCATTATTGCAAAATACGTGTATAAAGCACCTTATATTGTAACGGTACATAGCTATTGCACGGATTGGTATTTTCCTAAATGGTCTTTTTTGGCCAAAAAAATATACACCAACGCCTACGGAATTGTTTCGGTGTCCCAAAAAATAGCACAAAAAATTACCGGTAAATACCATTACAAAAATACCGAAGTGATTTACAATCCTATTGCAATTGCGGAAATACAAGTGCTGTCTGAAGAACCTGTAACGCTAAAATGGGATTATGTTTTGGGTATTGGAAGGATGGATGACGGAGTGAAACAGCTGGATAAACTAATTGCTGCGTATGCAAAATCGGTGCTGCCTAGTAAAAACATCAAATTGGTATTATTAGGCGAGGGTCTATTGCGTAAAGCGCTAGAATTGCAGGCGCACCAACTTGACCTAGCCGATAAAGTAGTGTTTCTAGGCTGGAAAGAAAACCCCTTTAAATACATGAAACAGGCAAAATATACCGTTTTGTCCAGCAAAAATGAAGGTTTTGGCACCGTTCTGATAGAATCGTTAGCCTGCAAAACGCCTGTAATTTCTTTCGATTGCCTCTCAGGGCCAAGCGAAATTATAAAAAACAACTACAACGGCCTATTGGTTGAGAATCAAAATGTAGATAAATTAGCACAAGCCATGAACTTGATGATCGAAGATACCACTTTATACCAATTTTGTAAGCAAAATGCTTTGGAGAGTGTTAGGCGGTTTTCGTTAGAAACCATTGGAAATAAATGGCTAGAGTATTTAAAAATAAATGTAAGTTAG
- a CDS encoding sugar 3,4-ketoisomerase has translation MNARLIEIPNIENALGNLGVVEKDTLPFEVKRVYYLYDTPNFAERGGHSHKDLTQVLIAVSGSFDVILKDGTSQKKITLDKPNIGLLIHKNIWGELINFSSGAVCLVFASAVFDESDYIRDYAAFLEYLKTINS, from the coding sequence ATGAATGCACGTTTAATAGAAATCCCGAATATCGAAAATGCCCTTGGAAATTTAGGGGTCGTTGAAAAAGATACCCTGCCTTTTGAGGTAAAAAGGGTGTATTACTTGTATGATACGCCTAATTTTGCCGAAAGAGGAGGCCACTCTCATAAAGATTTAACCCAAGTGCTCATTGCGGTTTCGGGTAGTTTTGATGTAATCTTAAAAGACGGTACCAGCCAAAAAAAAATCACTCTCGATAAACCCAATATAGGTTTACTAATCCACAAAAATATTTGGGGAGAATTAATTAATTTTTCTTCAGGCGCAGTTTGTTTGGTGTTTGCATCGGCTGTTTTTGATGAATCAGATTATATCAGAGACTATGCTGCCTTTTTGGAATACCTAAAAACCATTAATAGCTAG
- a CDS encoding glycosyltransferase family 2 protein encodes MPLFTVVIPLFNKEKFIAATLKSVLDQSYTDFEIIVIDDASTDRSYCVAAALDSTKIKIIKHSFNQGLSATRNTGIKNANAPYIAFLDADDLWDSNFLEEIARLINQFPEAHLFATNYLEIYSNSVALAPEVGLKNTNTNFVVTDFFEASLAQPIYCPSSWCVQKDVFKTTGLYNPKITFAEDIDFNIRANYYFKLAYSTQACVRYRMVSENQITHAPITNKILPDLDVYENWGKEKPSLKKYLDFNRYIFAKMYQIEHNLSEFSRLKNAIDPDANVSGLNYKQRLLLNASPLLLVAIKKIKRFWVQKGIRFTSY; translated from the coding sequence ATGCCTTTATTTACCGTTGTTATTCCGCTTTTTAATAAAGAAAAATTTATTGCAGCTACGCTAAAGAGCGTGCTGGATCAAAGTTATACGGATTTTGAAATAATTGTAATTGATGATGCCTCTACAGACCGTAGTTATTGCGTTGCTGCGGCATTAGATAGTACTAAAATTAAGATAATTAAGCACTCCTTTAACCAAGGTCTTTCAGCAACTAGAAATACCGGAATAAAAAATGCGAATGCGCCTTATATTGCTTTTTTGGATGCCGATGATCTCTGGGATTCTAATTTTCTGGAAGAAATAGCTCGTTTAATAAATCAGTTCCCTGAGGCCCACTTATTTGCCACTAATTATTTAGAAATTTACTCTAATTCTGTTGCGCTTGCTCCAGAGGTAGGTTTAAAAAACACCAACACCAATTTTGTGGTTACCGATTTTTTTGAAGCTAGTTTAGCCCAGCCCATTTATTGTCCGTCTAGTTGGTGTGTACAAAAAGACGTTTTTAAAACAACCGGTTTATACAACCCAAAAATAACTTTTGCTGAAGATATAGACTTTAATATCCGTGCCAATTATTATTTTAAATTAGCCTACAGCACCCAAGCATGCGTTCGGTACAGAATGGTTTCCGAAAATCAAATCACCCATGCTCCAATAACTAACAAAATACTTCCTGATTTGGATGTTTACGAAAATTGGGGGAAAGAAAAGCCAAGCCTAAAAAAATATCTGGATTTTAACCGCTATATTTTTGCCAAAATGTACCAGATAGAGCACAATCTATCCGAGTTTTCTCGTTTAAAAAATGCCATAGACCCAGATGCCAACGTTTCGGGTTTGAACTACAAACAACGCTTGTTATTGAACGCCAGCCCGTTGTTGCTGGTAGCTATCAAAAAAATAAAACGTTTTTGGGTCCAAAAAGGAATTCGTTTTACTAGCTATTAA
- a CDS encoding glycosyltransferase family 2 protein, producing MLSILIPIYNYNAFALVQELHEQGVRNALEFEIICLDDASSECLFYNQAIAQLKHASYTLLPHNIGRSSIRNLLVSKAKYPWVLFLDCDTFPQRNDFVSEYVRWMNSSTEKAFFGGLLYSDQKPEDTAVLRWVFGTQREALTVAQRQKNPYQSSLISNFAIQRSVFKTLNFDPKIETYGYEDYAFIQQLQAHQIRIKQIQNPVFHLNLETSKLFVSKTRTALKTLLTLSKSSPLVADTKLLKTYKLLHALRITGWVAVLFQKHKLRLESNLTSPKPSLLVFDLYKIGYFCYLNTQ from the coding sequence ATGCTCTCGATACTTATACCAATATATAATTATAATGCCTTTGCTTTAGTGCAAGAATTGCACGAACAAGGCGTTAGAAATGCCTTGGAATTTGAAATTATTTGTCTAGACGATGCCTCTTCAGAATGCCTTTTTTATAACCAAGCCATTGCGCAATTAAAACACGCAAGTTATACTCTATTGCCACACAATATAGGACGCAGTAGCATACGCAATCTACTGGTATCTAAAGCCAAATACCCTTGGGTGCTTTTTTTGGATTGCGATACGTTTCCGCAACGCAACGACTTTGTCTCAGAGTATGTACGATGGATGAATAGCAGTACCGAAAAAGCTTTTTTTGGGGGTTTACTATATTCGGACCAAAAACCCGAAGATACTGCCGTACTACGATGGGTATTTGGCACCCAAAGAGAAGCACTAACGGTAGCCCAGAGGCAAAAAAACCCGTATCAAAGCAGTTTAATTTCTAATTTTGCAATTCAAAGATCGGTATTCAAAACACTGAATTTTGACCCCAAAATAGAAACCTATGGCTACGAAGATTATGCCTTTATACAGCAGTTACAAGCGCACCAAATCCGAATTAAGCAAATCCAAAATCCCGTGTTTCATCTTAATTTAGAAACCTCTAAACTATTTGTATCTAAAACCAGAACCGCTCTTAAAACCCTCTTAACGCTCTCCAAAAGCAGCCCCTTGGTTGCAGACACCAAATTGCTAAAAACCTATAAATTACTACATGCATTAAGGATAACGGGTTGGGTTGCGGTGCTATTTCAAAAACACAAACTCCGGCTAGAATCTAATTTAACCTCGCCAAAACCTTCTTTGCTTGTATTTGATCTCTACAAAATTGGCTATTTTTGCTATCTAAACACCCAATAA
- a CDS encoding cell division ATP-binding protein FtsE produces the protein MSQAVLSLKNVSIYQEDRVILSNINLEVNHGEFLYIIGKTGSGKSSLMKTLYADMPFSEGEGSIVDFDLSKLKENDIPFLRRKIGIVFQDFKLLPDRSIKDNMLFVLKATGWTDKNEMDRKIDEVLDKVGMKTYALKMPHQISGGEQQRVAIARALLNDPELILADEPTGNLDPQTSSEVMELLRNINANGKTIIMATHDYALLMKYPSKTLKCEDTKIFEVVQRTV, from the coding sequence ATGTCTCAAGCCGTACTGTCATTAAAAAACGTAAGTATCTACCAAGAGGATAGAGTTATTTTATCCAACATTAATTTAGAAGTAAACCATGGTGAGTTTCTGTACATCATAGGAAAGACAGGATCCGGGAAGAGTAGTTTAATGAAAACGCTCTATGCCGACATGCCTTTTAGCGAAGGAGAGGGCTCTATTGTGGATTTTGATTTAAGCAAACTAAAAGAAAACGATATTCCGTTTTTGAGACGAAAAATAGGCATTGTATTTCAAGACTTTAAGTTACTACCTGACCGTTCTATTAAAGACAACATGCTTTTTGTGTTAAAAGCTACTGGCTGGACAGACAAAAACGAAATGGATCGTAAAATTGACGAAGTATTAGACAAAGTAGGCATGAAAACGTATGCGCTCAAAATGCCGCACCAAATCTCGGGTGGAGAGCAACAACGGGTAGCTATTGCAAGAGCATTATTAAATGATCCAGAACTTATTTTGGCCGATGAGCCTACCGGAAACTTGGATCCACAAACTAGCTCCGAAGTAATGGAACTCCTACGAAATATTAATGCCAATGGCAAAACCATTATTATGGCCACGCACGATTATGCATTGTTGATGAAATACCCTTCCAAAACCTTAAAATGTGAGGACACCAAAATATTTGAAGTAGTGCAGAGAACCGTATAA
- a CDS encoding tetratricopeptide repeat protein: MRKFSWLYCSLFLAGSVTISAQKSALYTHELKEFNQAVYLFNDQQYASAKILFNKVKDLSTQEEVQSDCTYYAAYCAIRMDQANADVLMEDFVAEYPTSAKSNQAFIEVAHFYFEQGNYPKALQWFEKVDESQLSNSDRDRFNFQKGYAFFNSKKKKEATTYFNKVRNSKEFGSQAKYYLGFMAYEGDDYKEASRYFDEVSGEEKYKEKLSYYQADMNFKLGNFQKAIDLGSKAMPKSNAIEKSELNKIIGESYFNLKQYDKAVPYLAAYKGKKGKWNNTDFYQLGYAYYQQKDYENAISQFNKIINGNDFVAQNAYYHLGESYLNVAKKQQALNAFKNASEMSFDLAIQEDASFNYAKLSYEIGNSYQTVPELLLNFIQKYPQNTNRAVIERLLIDSYISSKNYKEALVLLEKNKGPENQLAYPKVTFYRGIELYSDRAYTEAAKMFQSSLGSSVDANFTARATFWKAETQYVLQEYKTALTHYQQFIALPKATNTPEYANSNYNIAYSYFKLKDYDAAASYFQKQIATPKTDASRINDAYLRLGDCYFVTSKYGPAIEAYTKVIALKAVDADYAYYQKALCYGFISKNDTKIKELHSFLQLYPNSSYRNDGMYELANTYVASNQQDLALKTFERLVAENNNGKYTAKAILRQGLLYYNADKDEPALIQFKKVAASFPKTPEALEAVSTARLIYVDNGRVDEYANWIRTLDFVAVTDLDLDNDTYESAVKQFEQNNYKQAISGFNAYNSSFPKGIHALKAHFYLAQAYFSEGQKDKSVAHYQYVIEETRNEFTEQSLARLAQILLANNEKAKAIPILLRLENQADYAQNKVFAQSNLMQCYYDKKDYVNSVVYADKVLNSPKIDDNVKSDAQIIIARAAIQTGDEVKARAGYAKLLTLAKGELAAEALYYDAYFKNKDGKFENSNTVIQKIAKNYSSYRYYGAKGLVVMAKNFYGLKDSFQATYILENVLKSFTDYPEVVAEAQKELDKIKTEEAKTNSSVVK, translated from the coding sequence ATGCGGAAATTTTCTTGGCTCTATTGTTCTCTCTTTTTAGCAGGTTCAGTTACTATATCAGCTCAAAAATCAGCTTTATATACTCACGAATTAAAAGAATTTAATCAGGCGGTTTATTTATTCAATGACCAACAATATGCGTCTGCCAAAATTCTGTTTAACAAAGTAAAAGATCTTAGCACCCAAGAAGAGGTGCAATCCGATTGTACCTACTATGCGGCCTATTGCGCCATACGGATGGATCAAGCTAATGCAGATGTATTGATGGAAGATTTTGTTGCAGAGTATCCCACCAGTGCCAAAAGCAACCAAGCTTTTATAGAAGTAGCCCATTTTTATTTTGAACAAGGCAACTACCCTAAAGCATTGCAATGGTTCGAAAAAGTAGACGAAAGCCAGTTGAGCAACTCGGATCGGGATCGTTTTAATTTTCAAAAAGGCTATGCTTTTTTTAATTCCAAAAAAAAGAAAGAAGCGACCACCTATTTCAATAAGGTGCGCAACTCCAAAGAATTTGGCTCCCAGGCCAAATACTACTTAGGGTTTATGGCTTACGAAGGAGACGACTACAAAGAAGCAAGCCGTTATTTTGACGAAGTTTCTGGCGAAGAAAAATACAAAGAAAAACTCTCGTATTATCAAGCAGACATGAACTTTAAATTAGGAAATTTTCAAAAAGCCATAGATTTAGGAAGCAAAGCAATGCCAAAATCGAATGCTATTGAAAAATCGGAGTTAAACAAAATTATTGGAGAGAGTTACTTTAACTTAAAACAATACGATAAAGCCGTGCCTTATTTGGCTGCATATAAAGGTAAAAAAGGGAAATGGAACAATACCGATTTTTACCAATTAGGCTATGCTTACTACCAACAAAAGGATTATGAAAATGCGATTTCTCAATTTAACAAAATCATCAACGGAAATGATTTTGTAGCCCAAAATGCCTACTACCATTTAGGAGAGAGTTACTTAAATGTCGCTAAAAAACAACAAGCATTAAATGCCTTCAAAAACGCTTCGGAGATGTCTTTTGACCTTGCCATCCAAGAAGATGCCAGTTTTAATTATGCCAAATTAAGTTACGAAATTGGAAACTCTTACCAAACCGTTCCAGAGCTATTGCTTAATTTTATACAAAAATACCCTCAAAACACCAATCGTGCTGTAATTGAGCGTTTGTTGATAGACTCGTATATATCTTCCAAAAATTATAAAGAAGCGTTGGTTTTATTAGAAAAAAACAAAGGCCCAGAGAACCAGCTTGCATACCCAAAAGTCACTTTTTATAGAGGTATCGAATTGTACTCGGATAGAGCATACACCGAAGCAGCCAAAATGTTTCAAAGTTCTTTGGGGTCTTCCGTAGATGCCAACTTTACGGCTCGCGCCACCTTCTGGAAAGCAGAAACCCAATACGTATTGCAAGAGTATAAAACGGCCTTAACCCATTACCAACAATTTATAGCCTTGCCCAAAGCAACCAACACCCCAGAATATGCAAACAGCAATTACAATATAGCCTATAGTTATTTTAAATTAAAGGATTATGATGCGGCTGCTAGCTATTTTCAAAAACAAATTGCAACACCAAAGACGGATGCTTCAAGAATAAACGATGCGTATTTACGTCTGGGAGATTGCTATTTTGTGACCTCAAAATACGGCCCAGCTATAGAGGCATACACCAAAGTAATTGCATTAAAGGCAGTAGATGCAGATTATGCATACTACCAAAAAGCACTTTGTTATGGTTTTATTTCTAAAAACGATACTAAAATTAAAGAACTCCACTCTTTCTTGCAATTGTACCCCAATTCAAGCTACCGAAATGATGGCATGTATGAATTAGCCAATACCTATGTAGCAAGCAACCAGCAAGACCTGGCCTTAAAAACATTTGAGCGTTTGGTTGCCGAAAACAACAACGGCAAGTATACCGCCAAGGCCATATTGCGCCAGGGGTTGCTATATTATAACGCAGACAAAGATGAGCCTGCTTTAATTCAGTTCAAAAAGGTAGCGGCTAGTTTTCCTAAAACGCCCGAAGCACTCGAGGCAGTATCTACCGCAAGATTAATTTATGTAGACAACGGTAGAGTAGACGAGTATGCTAACTGGATCCGGACCTTGGATTTTGTTGCTGTGACAGATCTGGATCTAGATAACGACACCTACGAATCTGCTGTAAAACAATTTGAGCAAAACAATTACAAACAAGCCATTTCTGGATTTAATGCCTATAACAGTAGTTTTCCCAAAGGTATACATGCTTTAAAGGCACATTTTTATTTGGCGCAAGCCTATTTTTCAGAAGGTCAGAAAGACAAATCCGTTGCCCATTATCAATATGTAATCGAAGAGACTAGAAATGAATTTACAGAGCAGTCCTTGGCACGATTAGCACAAATTTTATTAGCAAATAACGAAAAAGCAAAAGCCATCCCAATTTTATTGCGTCTAGAAAACCAAGCAGATTATGCCCAGAATAAAGTTTTTGCGCAGTCCAATTTAATGCAATGTTATTATGACAAAAAAGATTATGTAAACTCGGTGGTATACGCAGATAAGGTTCTGAATAGCCCTAAAATTGATGATAATGTAAAGAGCGATGCACAAATAATCATTGCCAGAGCAGCCATACAAACCGGAGACGAAGTCAAAGCCAGAGCCGGTTATGCCAAATTGCTTACACTAGCAAAAGGAGAACTAGCTGCAGAGGCATTGTATTATGATGCCTATTTTAAGAACAAAGATGGTAAGTTTGAAAACTCCAATACCGTAATTCAAAAAATAGCCAAAAATTATTCTAGTTATCGTTATTATGGTGCCAAAGGACTGGTAGTAATGGCCAAAAACTTTTATGGTCTAAAAGATAGTTTTCAGGCAACGTATATTTTAGAAAACGTTCTAAAGAGTTTTACAGATTATCCGGAAGTTGTGGCAGAGGCCCAAAAAGAATTAGATAAAATCAAAACCGAAGAAGCCAAAACCAATTCTTCGGTGGTAAAATAA
- a CDS encoding TonB-dependent receptor encodes MNFNLQNKVFIPLLLLAFQFSFAQKKNATIGSEVVNVVKPYSPTISDAFKVPEIAVLEEEGNAQKETVQYTIFSFPVASTFTPSKGKAEGVVRTKPPHLYSNYATLGFGSYSTLQAALYVNQELGNADYVGAMFRHLSSQGGISGVTLKDAFYDTAIDLTYGANYKDLAWNVDVGYQNQIYNWYGLPVLFGSTLSEDNRKDLLNSIHPEHAFNAFSAGGKMEFSEGIFKKAKAKFHHFADSFGSVENRFYVAPTLELDLMEERIKTNITIDYLGGSFANNYANTNAIKYGFTNLGIAPSFVMQKDDWTIDLGAAVFYSLDNQNNKNKLFVYPQINATYKVVGDLMVFYAGAQGDLQQNTYSDFANQNSFVSPTLLIAPTDKQYDIFAGLKGKLIQNVSYNVRGSYKNEKNKALFKSNDYTETSTNDPYGFGNSFQVVYDDVRTVSFSGDLKAAFSENVSFGISGAFSSYSNANQSEAWNLPQITLNTNLEVTITPKWYAGATVFYVGQRKDAQTNTSLTTTATNITLGSYLDANAHLGYKYNQRLTGFLKANNFANQNYQKWANYPVQGFQIMIGANYKFDF; translated from the coding sequence ATGAATTTCAATCTTCAAAATAAAGTTTTTATACCCCTACTTTTACTAGCCTTTCAGTTTTCGTTTGCACAAAAAAAGAATGCAACAATTGGCTCCGAGGTAGTGAATGTAGTCAAACCCTATTCTCCAACCATTTCGGATGCCTTCAAAGTTCCTGAAATAGCGGTTCTGGAAGAAGAAGGAAACGCCCAAAAAGAAACCGTGCAATACACTATATTTTCTTTTCCGGTAGCCTCCACATTTACCCCATCAAAAGGAAAAGCAGAAGGCGTTGTGCGTACCAAACCACCCCACTTGTATAGCAATTATGCTACATTAGGTTTTGGTAGCTATAGCACCCTACAGGCAGCATTATACGTAAATCAAGAGTTAGGCAATGCGGATTATGTGGGAGCCATGTTTCGTCATTTGTCTTCGCAAGGAGGGATTTCGGGAGTGACTCTAAAGGATGCGTTTTATGACACCGCTATCGATCTAACCTATGGCGCTAATTATAAAGACTTGGCTTGGAATGTGGATGTAGGCTACCAAAATCAGATCTATAACTGGTACGGCTTGCCTGTTTTGTTTGGCAGTACGTTGTCTGAAGATAACCGTAAGGATTTGCTAAATTCAATCCATCCAGAGCATGCTTTTAATGCTTTTTCGGCGGGAGGAAAGATGGAGTTTTCCGAAGGAATTTTCAAAAAGGCCAAAGCCAAATTCCATCATTTTGCAGATTCTTTTGGATCCGTAGAAAACAGATTTTATGTTGCTCCTACCCTAGAGCTGGATCTAATGGAAGAACGTATCAAAACCAATATTACCATAGATTATCTCGGTGGTAGCTTTGCCAATAATTATGCCAATACCAATGCCATAAAATATGGTTTCACTAATTTAGGTATTGCGCCAAGTTTTGTGATGCAAAAAGACGATTGGACTATAGATTTAGGAGCAGCCGTTTTTTATAGCTTAGACAACCAAAACAATAAAAACAAACTCTTTGTGTATCCACAAATTAATGCCACTTATAAAGTAGTTGGCGATTTGATGGTTTTTTACGCCGGTGCCCAAGGCGATTTGCAACAAAATACCTATAGTGATTTTGCTAACCAAAATTCTTTTGTGTCTCCCACCTTGCTAATAGCACCAACAGACAAACAATACGATATTTTTGCAGGACTAAAAGGTAAATTAATACAAAATGTGAGCTATAATGTACGTGGATCGTATAAAAACGAAAAAAACAAAGCCTTATTTAAAAGTAATGATTATACCGAAACCAGTACAAATGATCCGTATGGTTTTGGAAATTCGTTTCAGGTGGTTTATGATGACGTCCGGACAGTGTCTTTTTCGGGAGATTTAAAAGCAGCTTTTTCAGAAAATGTTTCCTTTGGTATCAGCGGGGCCTTTAGTAGCTACAGCAATGCCAACCAATCCGAAGCTTGGAATTTGCCTCAAATTACACTAAATACCAATCTGGAGGTTACTATAACTCCAAAATGGTATGCAGGCGCTACCGTATTTTATGTAGGACAAAGAAAAGATGCCCAAACCAATACTAGCCTAACAACCACCGCTACAAATATTACATTAGGCAGTTATCTGGATGCCAATGCGCACCTAGGTTATAAATACAACCAGCGTTTGACAGGATTTTTGAAAGCCAATAATTTTGCAAACCAAAACTACCAAAAATGGGCCAATTATCCCGTTCAAGGATTTCAGATTATGATAGGAGCAAACTACAAATTTGATTTTTAA